From a region of the Thermomicrobium roseum DSM 5159 genome:
- a CDS encoding mannonate dehydratase: MELALILPPWPNERWKLALQMGVTHAVTTLPFHVAGGHQASNPPGVPQPIVPVDVPPPEHRPWDFMPLLLMVQRFREAGITVSVIEASPPMHRARLGIEGRDEEIEWVITLIRNMGKLGIPVWCWNWMAVINWARTSVTTPTRGGALTTSYDHELMERAGLTHVGTVSAEQLWENLRYFLSAVVPVAEEAGVQLALHPDDPPVPSLRGIARILITPQALQRALDLHPSPAHGLTFCQGTVSSMGVDVIEWINHFGKQGKIHFVHFRDVRGGPTNFVETFHDDGQTDMLRAMQAYCRVGFRGVMRPDHAPTMEGEPNTEPGYMMLGRLFAIGYMKGLREAVLKTEFSSPR; this comes from the coding sequence ATGGAACTCGCTTTGATTCTTCCGCCGTGGCCGAACGAGCGGTGGAAGTTGGCGCTCCAGATGGGTGTCACCCATGCAGTCACGACGCTACCCTTCCACGTCGCAGGTGGCCATCAAGCCTCCAATCCACCGGGTGTTCCGCAGCCCATTGTACCGGTCGATGTGCCGCCGCCAGAGCATCGCCCGTGGGACTTCATGCCTTTGCTCCTCATGGTGCAACGCTTCCGCGAGGCCGGCATCACGGTGTCGGTGATAGAAGCATCACCGCCGATGCATCGCGCGCGACTGGGAATCGAGGGGCGTGACGAAGAAATCGAGTGGGTCATCACGCTCATTCGCAATATGGGCAAACTCGGAATCCCTGTTTGGTGCTGGAACTGGATGGCGGTCATCAACTGGGCGCGCACATCGGTCACCACCCCGACACGAGGCGGTGCACTCACGACGAGCTACGACCACGAACTCATGGAGCGTGCCGGGCTGACTCATGTCGGGACGGTGAGCGCGGAGCAACTGTGGGAGAACCTTCGCTATTTTCTCAGCGCTGTCGTACCGGTCGCGGAAGAGGCGGGAGTCCAACTCGCCCTGCATCCTGACGATCCACCTGTGCCGTCACTCCGGGGCATCGCGCGCATTCTCATCACGCCGCAAGCGCTCCAGCGTGCACTCGATCTCCATCCCAGCCCAGCGCATGGGCTCACTTTTTGCCAGGGAACGGTCTCCTCGATGGGAGTCGATGTCATCGAATGGATTAACCATTTCGGAAAGCAAGGTAAGATCCACTTCGTCCACTTTCGCGACGTTCGCGGCGGCCCGACCAACTTCGTCGAGACGTTCCATGACGACGGACAGACCGACATGCTCCGAGCCATGCAAGCGTACTGTCGAGTTGGTTTCCGCGGTGTGATGCGACCCGATCATGCGCCCACAATGGAAGGGGAACCGAACACAGAACCGGGCTACATGATGCTCGGTCGCCTTTTCGCCATCGGTTACATGAAGGGGTTACGAGAAGCGGTGCTCAAGACAGAATTCTCGTCGCCGCGCTAG
- a CDS encoding formyltransferase family protein, protein MTLFLSPVGLERLPKRSGQLPMKSKPVSKWELTLWGNHSRQTTITLQVLLLARVPVRCLVLAGQIRQPGTNRRIPLAVWNEDVAVIAARHAIPVVHVPARSTLFELCGDERISADLGVISCFPWKIDARLVRLYPFGMINIHPSLLPDFRGPSPLFWQYHDGRLRGGITLHWVTDELDGGPIIDQVTCDIPLGFPGDRLEAWLAWYGTSRLVEILGRNKLPAGWFPTRLGSWAPVPDDAACLLDTSWPAWRAAHFLNGVLPLGYPVSIRDHEGRVWIVRRCLGWSSRPTLSAETVESLLTLSLQGGTLTVLAEHRSITGA, encoded by the coding sequence ATGACGTTGTTCCTCTCGCCCGTCGGTCTCGAACGCTTGCCCAAGCGTAGCGGACAGTTACCCATGAAGTCAAAGCCTGTCAGCAAGTGGGAACTGACACTCTGGGGAAACCACAGCCGCCAGACGACGATCACGCTCCAGGTTCTCCTCCTTGCGCGTGTCCCGGTTCGCTGCCTGGTCCTGGCGGGGCAGATTCGCCAGCCGGGGACCAACCGACGGATACCGCTCGCGGTCTGGAACGAAGACGTCGCAGTGATCGCAGCACGGCATGCTATTCCGGTCGTTCATGTCCCCGCTCGATCTACCCTTTTCGAGCTCTGTGGCGACGAGCGGATCTCTGCTGACCTCGGCGTGATCTCCTGCTTTCCGTGGAAAATCGACGCGCGCCTGGTTCGTCTTTACCCATTTGGGATGATCAACATCCATCCATCGCTGCTACCGGACTTTCGCGGTCCCTCTCCACTTTTTTGGCAATACCACGATGGCAGGCTGCGAGGAGGAATCACCCTTCACTGGGTGACGGACGAACTCGACGGCGGTCCCATCATCGATCAGGTCACCTGCGATATCCCTCTCGGCTTCCCAGGTGACCGTCTCGAAGCCTGGCTCGCTTGGTACGGAACGAGTCGCCTCGTGGAGATTCTCGGGCGGAACAAACTACCTGCCGGGTGGTTCCCCACTCGACTTGGATCGTGGGCTCCTGTGCCCGACGATGCTGCCTGCCTTCTGGACACAAGCTGGCCAGCCTGGCGGGCAGCTCACTTTCTGAACGGAGTACTACCGTTAGGATATCCCGTGAGCATTCGGGATCATGAAGGCCGTGTCTGGATCGTTCGCCGCTGTCTCGGATGGTCGTCCCGGCCAACCCTTTCTGCCGAAACGGTAGAGTCTCTTCTGACGTTGTCTCTACAAGGGGGAACGCTCACCGTGCTCGCCGAACACCGATCGATCACCGGTGCGTGA
- a CDS encoding GDP-mannose 4,6-dehydratase: MRRALITGATGFAGRYLADRLAATGHWEVIGLSARPSPPASSLKQHLVCDLMNGELVRRTLAHWHPEVIFHLAAVSYVPRSFQDPYGTIANNVLGQVNLLEAVRSLEPPPLVVIVSSSDAYGLVYEHELPVTESQPFRPLSPYGVSKATQDLLGLQYHLTYGLPIVRVRPFTHIGPGQSERFALSGFARQIAEAELGMAPPVLLVGELDVERDLLDVRDVVRAYELLAEPRFSGEVFNLASGVSWSLRALVERLLSLARIPLRLERDPARLRPIDVRVLRGDATALRTATGWQPTIPIEQTLEDMLEYWRRTLRPSRTGDRSVFGEHGERSPL; this comes from the coding sequence ATGCGGCGAGCCTTGATCACCGGTGCGACCGGGTTCGCTGGACGGTACCTCGCGGATCGACTGGCCGCAACGGGTCATTGGGAGGTGATTGGGCTCTCGGCGCGACCCAGCCCGCCGGCCTCGTCACTGAAACAGCACCTTGTCTGTGATCTCATGAACGGCGAACTCGTTCGCCGCACATTGGCACACTGGCACCCTGAGGTGATCTTTCACCTGGCAGCCGTCAGTTACGTTCCGCGTTCTTTTCAGGACCCTTACGGAACGATCGCGAACAACGTTCTCGGACAGGTCAACTTGCTGGAGGCAGTTCGTTCGCTCGAACCACCACCGCTGGTCGTCATCGTCAGTTCGTCGGATGCCTACGGCCTCGTCTACGAACATGAGCTTCCGGTCACAGAGTCCCAACCGTTTCGGCCACTGAGCCCGTACGGTGTGAGCAAGGCGACGCAGGATCTCTTGGGACTTCAGTATCATCTGACCTATGGTTTACCGATCGTGCGAGTCCGTCCTTTTACTCATATCGGGCCAGGCCAAAGCGAGCGATTTGCGCTCTCCGGATTTGCCCGTCAGATCGCGGAAGCTGAGTTGGGTATGGCGCCGCCCGTTCTCCTCGTCGGTGAACTCGACGTCGAACGGGATCTTCTCGACGTGCGCGACGTCGTCCGAGCTTATGAACTCTTGGCCGAGCCCCGTTTCAGTGGCGAGGTCTTCAATCTCGCCAGTGGGGTGTCGTGGTCACTCCGCGCGTTGGTCGAGCGGTTGCTGTCGCTCGCGCGTATTCCGTTGCGACTGGAACGTGACCCTGCTCGTCTCCGCCCGATCGATGTACGTGTTCTTCGGGGAGATGCGACAGCCTTGCGCACGGCCACTGGTTGGCAGCCAACAATACCGATCGAGCAAACACTCGAGGATATGCTGGAATACTGGCGGCGAACCTTGCGGCCCTCACGCACCGGTGATCGATCGGTGTTCGGCGAGCACGGTGAGCGTTCCCCCTTGTAG
- a CDS encoding ATP-grasp domain-containing protein yields METAPRRVMLLTTPTSYRTAAFLHAAQRLGIETLVIEDTPSPLRELLPLRFTADFRDTAGATEQIAEIARQYGVRAVIPVDDSGTVLAALIAQRLGLPSNDPDAALAARDKWIMRQRLAAAGVPAPRAQAFPALADTASLARSMSYPCVVKPTRLSGSRGVIRADDPLSFVRAVDRIRSILASDGIDLRTAQLLAEPFVPGFEVAVEGLLTDGEFQLLALFDKPDPLDGPFFEETIYVTPSRLPPTVQDEIVAVTAKAARALGLRTGPVHAELRVNEAGPWVIELAGRSIGGLCSRILEFGTGLSLEELILAHAVGEQLAGLERRPDAVGVMMIPIPRAGILKDVEGIEEASSVPGITGIEITVKRNHRIVPLPEGASYLGFIFARGNDPTEVETALRLAHARLRIRLAPELPVLGVFTT; encoded by the coding sequence ATGGAGACTGCTCCGCGACGAGTCATGCTTCTGACGACGCCCACGAGCTACCGCACCGCCGCCTTTCTCCACGCGGCCCAGCGTCTCGGTATCGAGACGCTGGTCATCGAAGACACACCATCACCGCTCCGGGAGCTCCTTCCTCTGCGTTTTACGGCCGATTTCCGGGATACAGCAGGCGCAACCGAGCAAATAGCAGAAATCGCTCGCCAGTACGGCGTACGCGCCGTGATACCGGTCGATGATTCAGGTACCGTTCTCGCCGCTCTCATCGCCCAACGATTGGGACTCCCGAGCAACGATCCGGATGCCGCGCTGGCTGCCCGAGACAAATGGATCATGCGGCAACGCCTTGCTGCAGCAGGGGTACCCGCGCCGCGTGCCCAGGCTTTTCCCGCGCTCGCTGACACGGCGTCGCTGGCTCGTTCGATGAGCTACCCGTGCGTGGTCAAGCCAACTCGTCTGTCCGGCAGTCGTGGAGTGATTCGAGCCGATGATCCACTCTCGTTCGTGCGAGCAGTGGACCGCATCCGGAGCATTCTGGCTAGCGACGGTATCGACCTGCGAACGGCCCAGCTATTGGCTGAGCCCTTTGTCCCTGGATTCGAGGTCGCTGTGGAAGGGCTTCTGACTGATGGCGAGTTTCAGCTGCTCGCACTCTTCGACAAACCTGATCCCTTGGATGGACCATTTTTCGAGGAGACGATCTACGTCACGCCCTCACGCTTACCACCTACTGTCCAGGATGAGATCGTCGCGGTAACCGCCAAGGCAGCCCGCGCCCTGGGACTGCGGACCGGACCCGTGCATGCCGAACTACGGGTAAACGAGGCTGGTCCGTGGGTCATCGAGTTGGCAGGACGCTCGATCGGAGGACTGTGCTCTCGCATCTTGGAGTTCGGCACCGGCCTGTCATTAGAGGAACTGATCCTCGCGCATGCGGTCGGTGAGCAACTGGCGGGACTCGAGCGCCGGCCGGACGCGGTCGGAGTCATGATGATCCCGATCCCGCGGGCAGGCATCCTCAAAGACGTCGAGGGAATCGAGGAAGCTTCGAGCGTGCCAGGCATCACTGGTATCGAGATAACCGTCAAGCGCAATCATCGCATCGTCCCGCTACCCGAAGGCGCAAGCTACCTGGGCTTTATCTTCGCTCGAGGAAACGATCCTACAGAAGTCGAAACGGCATTGCGCCTCGCGCACGCACGCTTGCGGATCCGGCTTGCACCCGAACTGCCAGTGCTCGGAGTGTTCACCACATGA
- the metK gene encoding methionine adenosyltransferase, with amino-acid sequence MRASRTYFTSESVTEGHPDKLCDQVSDAVLDAVLAQDPDGRVACEAATTTGLMILIGEITTTARVDYAELARQVVADAGYVSSEYGIDGRTMGVILSIKEQAPEIAYGVSESLEVREGSASDEFDRIGAGDQGMVVGFACTETPELMPLPIALAHGLVRRLATVRKTGILPYLRPDGKSQVTVEYRYGRPARVATVVLSAQHDPDVSREQLRRDLIEAVVSQVVPGELLDRETEILINPSGSFVLGGPRADAGMTGRKIMVDTYGGMARHGGGAFSGKDPTKVDRSAAYAARYVAKNVVAAGLADRFEIQISYAIGRARPVAIHVETFGTGRLDEERITELVTRHFDLRPAAIIHHLGLQRPLYRQVAAYGHFGRPDLDLPWERTDKAELLRSEAGLVGSLPER; translated from the coding sequence TACTTTACCTCGGAGTCGGTGACCGAGGGACATCCGGACAAGCTGTGCGATCAGGTTTCCGATGCGGTATTGGATGCCGTCCTAGCGCAGGACCCGGACGGGCGAGTCGCTTGTGAAGCGGCGACGACGACCGGGCTCATGATTCTCATCGGGGAAATCACGACAACGGCGCGCGTTGACTATGCTGAACTCGCTCGGCAGGTCGTCGCCGATGCTGGCTATGTTTCCTCCGAGTACGGTATCGATGGACGGACGATGGGGGTTATCCTCTCGATCAAGGAGCAGGCACCGGAGATCGCTTATGGAGTTTCCGAGTCGCTCGAAGTGCGCGAGGGTTCGGCAAGTGACGAGTTCGATCGGATCGGCGCGGGCGACCAGGGAATGGTCGTCGGCTTTGCGTGCACCGAGACACCGGAGCTGATGCCGCTTCCCATCGCACTCGCGCATGGCCTGGTGCGTCGTTTAGCGACCGTTCGCAAGACGGGAATTCTCCCGTATCTCCGTCCGGACGGGAAGAGCCAGGTGACGGTCGAGTATCGCTATGGGCGACCAGCTCGCGTCGCTACTGTGGTGCTTTCTGCCCAGCATGACCCAGATGTCTCGCGCGAGCAACTCCGTCGCGATCTCATCGAGGCTGTCGTGAGTCAGGTGGTTCCAGGCGAGTTGCTCGATCGCGAGACGGAGATCCTGATCAATCCGAGCGGCTCCTTCGTCCTCGGTGGCCCTCGCGCGGACGCGGGGATGACCGGTCGCAAGATCATGGTGGACACCTACGGTGGGATGGCGCGTCATGGCGGCGGAGCCTTCTCCGGGAAAGATCCGACGAAGGTGGATCGCTCGGCGGCATACGCTGCTCGCTACGTCGCTAAAAATGTCGTTGCCGCAGGACTGGCTGATCGCTTCGAGATTCAAATTTCGTACGCCATCGGCCGAGCACGCCCGGTGGCGATCCATGTCGAGACGTTCGGGACGGGACGATTGGATGAGGAGCGGATCACGGAGCTCGTGACGAGGCATTTCGATCTCCGTCCGGCGGCGATCATCCATCATCTGGGCTTGCAGCGGCCGCTCTACCGACAGGTCGCGGCCTACGGACACTTCGGGCGACCCGATCTCGATTTGCCCTGGGAGCGGACGGACAAGGCAGAGTTGCTTCGGTCGGAAGCGGGGCTGGTCGGAAGCCTACCGGAGCGATGA
- a CDS encoding oxidative damage protection protein, translating into MARLVHCVKLRRELPGLDRPPFPGPLGERIYREISRDAWQMWLEYQTIVINHYGLNPADPDDRAILRAHLEAFLFGSEEELPEEWIPPGAGQPAKGAPARKK; encoded by the coding sequence ATGGCGCGACTGGTGCACTGCGTGAAGTTGCGGCGAGAGTTGCCCGGACTGGATCGTCCACCATTTCCTGGGCCGCTCGGTGAGCGCATTTATCGCGAGATCTCGCGCGATGCCTGGCAGATGTGGCTGGAATATCAGACGATCGTCATCAATCACTATGGGTTGAATCCGGCTGATCCGGATGATCGAGCGATCCTGCGTGCGCACCTGGAAGCCTTCCTGTTCGGAAGCGAGGAGGAGTTGCCTGAGGAGTGGATACCGCCGGGAGCAGGACAGCCAGCGAAGGGTGCTCCAGCTCGCAAGAAGTGA